One stretch of Chryseobacterium sp. LJ668 DNA includes these proteins:
- a CDS encoding SulP family inorganic anion transporter: MKKTKTFFGDIRENFPSGLVVFLVALPLCLGIALASGAPPLSGVISGIVGGLVIGAISNSNVSVSGPAAGLTAIVLTAITDLRAFELFLCAGIIAGLIQLVLGFIRAGSISNYFPNNVIEGMLAGIGIIIILKQIPHALGFDKDYEGHESIFDQGLNFNYFTELLGAIQPGAVLVTLASVSILLAWDHVPFLKRMKMLPGALVAVVAGILLNEIFKLSGSSLAIGSEHLVPLPVPKTIEDFKNLITFPDFSGFTNYKVWIAGATIAVVASVETLLCIEASDKLDTQRRTTDTNLELKAQGIGNLVSSFIGGLPMTSVVVRSSANANAGATSKASTMIHGVLLLVCVLTIPFLLNLIPLATLAAVLILVGYKLAKPATFKHFWQLGKFQFIPFVATVVAIVATDLLKGVGIGLAISVFYILQGNMKRAYYLSREKLNDADGITIKLAEEVSFLNKAAIKKTLKNIKGNSTVIIDARGTSYIATDVLEMIQDFANIRAKEEDITVELLGFKTSYRDYEKDEDSHVIITHKRAM; encoded by the coding sequence ATGAAAAAAACAAAAACTTTCTTTGGAGACATCAGAGAGAATTTCCCTTCGGGTCTAGTCGTATTTTTGGTAGCACTACCCCTTTGCCTAGGAATCGCCTTAGCATCGGGCGCACCACCCTTATCTGGAGTAATTTCCGGAATCGTAGGTGGTTTGGTGATCGGAGCAATCAGTAATTCAAACGTATCAGTTTCGGGTCCTGCAGCAGGATTAACAGCAATTGTTTTAACGGCAATTACAGATTTGAGAGCATTCGAGCTTTTCCTTTGTGCTGGTATTATTGCAGGACTTATTCAGCTGGTTTTAGGATTTATAAGAGCCGGAAGTATTTCCAATTATTTTCCTAATAACGTCATCGAAGGCATGCTTGCCGGAATTGGCATCATCATTATTTTAAAACAGATTCCTCACGCACTGGGATTTGATAAAGATTATGAAGGGCATGAATCGATATTTGATCAAGGTTTAAATTTTAATTATTTTACTGAATTGCTCGGGGCTATACAGCCAGGCGCAGTACTTGTAACTTTAGCCTCTGTCTCGATTTTGCTGGCGTGGGATCACGTTCCTTTTTTAAAAAGGATGAAAATGCTTCCCGGAGCTTTGGTAGCTGTCGTAGCCGGTATTTTATTGAATGAAATTTTCAAGCTTTCTGGAAGTTCCTTAGCAATTGGCTCAGAGCATTTAGTGCCTTTACCGGTACCCAAAACCATTGAAGATTTCAAAAATCTAATTACATTCCCGGATTTCAGCGGTTTTACAAATTATAAAGTGTGGATTGCCGGAGCAACAATAGCCGTTGTGGCATCAGTTGAAACGCTACTTTGTATTGAAGCATCTGATAAATTAGACACTCAAAGAAGAACCACCGATACCAATCTTGAGCTGAAAGCCCAAGGAATAGGAAACTTAGTAAGTTCATTTATTGGAGGACTGCCTATGACATCAGTCGTAGTACGAAGTTCTGCTAATGCCAATGCTGGAGCAACTTCCAAGGCGTCAACGATGATTCACGGTGTTCTACTGTTAGTATGTGTACTGACGATCCCTTTTTTATTAAATTTAATCCCACTAGCAACATTGGCTGCAGTATTGATTTTAGTAGGATATAAATTGGCAAAACCTGCAACATTTAAACATTTCTGGCAGCTTGGAAAATTTCAATTCATCCCATTCGTGGCAACTGTAGTGGCTATTGTGGCGACCGATCTTCTGAAGGGTGTCGGTATTGGTTTGGCGATATCTGTTTTTTATATTCTTCAGGGGAATATGAAGCGTGCGTATTATCTGAGCAGAGAAAAGCTGAACGACGCAGATGGTATCACCATAAAACTGGCAGAAGAGGTATCTTTTCTTAACAAAGCTGCGATTAAAAAGACCCTGAAAAACATTAAAGGAAATTCTACTGTGATCATCGACGCAAGAGGAACTTCATATATTGCCACAGATGTGTTGGAAATGATACAGGATTTTGCTAATATTAGGGCAAAAGAAGAAGATATTACCGTCGAGCTTCTCGGTTTTAAAACTTCATACCGTGATTATGAAAAAGACGAAGATTCTCACGTAATCATTACTCACAAAAGAGCAATGTAA
- a CDS encoding carbonic anhydrase family protein — MKAHTSETQSTITPEKALEFLKEGNQRFVGNLKANRDLLEQVNATREGQWPFAVVLSCIDSRTSAELIFDQGLGDVFSIRIAGNFVNQDILGSMEFGCNVAGSKLVVVLGHTKCGALKGGLDAAKIEGMGMDNLNHLIDHFDPIIKTIINDGEERSSANADLLERLNQHNVKNAIDDIRKQSSTLKRLEEEGKIKIVGANYDVETGAVSWL, encoded by the coding sequence ATGAAAGCACATACATCTGAAACACAATCAACCATTACTCCTGAAAAAGCTTTAGAATTTTTAAAGGAAGGAAACCAGAGATTTGTAGGTAATCTTAAAGCAAACAGAGATCTTCTGGAACAGGTAAATGCTACCCGTGAAGGCCAATGGCCATTTGCAGTGGTATTAAGCTGTATTGACAGCCGTACTTCTGCAGAACTGATTTTTGACCAAGGTTTAGGCGATGTTTTCAGCATCAGAATTGCGGGTAATTTTGTTAATCAGGATATTCTAGGTTCAATGGAATTTGGCTGCAACGTAGCGGGATCAAAGCTTGTCGTTGTTTTGGGACACACCAAATGCGGAGCATTGAAAGGAGGTCTTGATGCAGCGAAAATTGAAGGTATGGGGATGGATAATCTAAATCATCTTATTGATCATTTTGACCCAATTATTAAAACAATTATCAATGATGGCGAAGAACGTTCATCAGCCAATGCAGACCTTCTTGAAAGACTGAATCAGCATAATGTAAAAAATGCGATCGATGACATCCGTAAGCAAAGCTCTACACTAAAAAGATTGGAAGAAGAAGGAAAAATTAAAATTGTTGGTGCTAATTACGATGTAGAAACCGGGGCTGTAAGCTGGTTGTAA
- the pth gene encoding aminoacyl-tRNA hydrolase, which translates to MKYLIVGLGNKGPEYENTRHNIGFKVAEKIAESLEVSFNTTNFGWMAEGKYKGRKVFVLKPDTYMNLSGNAVKYWMQKENIPLENVMIVTDDLALPFGTLRMKMKGSDAGHNGLKSIQESLQTQNYARLRFGISAEFPEGRQVDYVLGSWNEEEKEKLGERIEKFSKACLSFVFAGIGNTMSAFNGK; encoded by the coding sequence ATGAAATATTTAATTGTTGGTCTGGGAAACAAAGGACCGGAATATGAAAATACCCGTCACAACATAGGTTTCAAAGTAGCCGAGAAGATCGCAGAAAGTTTGGAAGTCTCTTTTAACACTACCAATTTTGGCTGGATGGCCGAAGGAAAATATAAAGGCAGAAAAGTTTTTGTCTTAAAACCGGATACTTATATGAATCTCTCCGGAAATGCAGTTAAATACTGGATGCAGAAAGAAAATATCCCGCTGGAAAATGTAATGATCGTTACAGATGACCTGGCTTTACCTTTCGGCACTTTAAGAATGAAAATGAAGGGTTCGGATGCGGGACATAATGGACTGAAAAGCATCCAAGAAAGTCTGCAGACCCAAAATTATGCAAGGTTACGATTTGGAATTTCTGCTGAATTTCCCGAAGGAAGACAGGTTGACTACGTTCTCGGATCTTGGAATGAAGAAGAAAAAGAAAAACTGGGGGAGCGGATTGAAAAATTCTCTAAAGCCTGTTTATCATTTGTTTTTGCAGGAATTGGGAATACCATGTCTGCATTCAACGGGAAATAA